The Bacillaceae bacterium IKA-2 DNA window AAAAGTAAAATCTTTGACAAAGCATTCAATAAAAATATCTTCATTTCTTAATTCATAGTTAACCTGGAATCGCTTGTCGTTTTGCTTGCTGTCAACCACATCTTGTTCATCAGCAAACGGGATCGATCTCTGATAGTTATTTCCTTTCAATTGAATTGGCTGAGTAAGCGAATCATTTCCTATAAACACTACAAATAGTAAAAACGATAATAGTAACTTTATCACTTGAGCACTTCCTAAATAGTTAATTTAGCTAAAGTTTCACCTAATTCAGCCTCATTTATCCATTTCAAGAAATAATAATAATAGTACGAATTTAAAAAAATAAGGCAAGTAAATAACCTGTACCTGCCTTATTTGCCTCTAGCCATATTAAACAGCATCATTGCCATATTTAAGTTAGATTGAAACCGATCTAATTTTTGTGGAAAAGTTTTTCCATAATAATATTTTACCTGCTCATCTAATTCCGATATTGATTGAGGATTTCGTGATAAATAGCGATACCACTGTGGATTATTTCTAACAAATTGCTTCACGTCTCGACGTTGGCTTAAATATAGTTGTATCTCTTGTCTCATCAAAACAACCCCCTATTAAGCACTTTTAAAATTGGCGAAAGTTAAATGGCTGTTGTTGATTTTGTTGATTTTGTTGATTTTGTTGATTTGGTTGGTCTTGTTGATCTCGAGACGCTTGTTGTCCAGGATTGGACTGAAAAGAGTTTAATAAACTTTGAACAGTAGCCATAATTCCACTAAGATTTTTTACGTGATTTTGGACATCATTGATATTTATAGATTTTAATATTGATAAAAGATCGCTGAGTTGTGCTTTTTCCTTTTTCGTTTCTTCTACTGTTTCTTCTGGTGAATCCGTTGCTCCTGCTTCTTCCTCACCACTATTTTTTTTATACTGCTCCCAGATCTGATCATTTTCACCTAAAATTGTCCACTCTTCATAAAAGTCTTGCCATCTTTTGCTTCCTTCCCTCACCTTTTTAATTAATAATGGATGTTGTTTAACAAATTGTTTAAACTCTTTAACAGTTGGGTCTATTTTAGTTTTTTTCAAGGGAACCTCCTTTTACAAACCGAGCTTTGAATGCCTGGCTTTTTGAACTTCCTCTAACAGCATTCTAATACATCATACAAATCTGCCTAGCTTAACGTGCGCCTATTTTTAGATAAAATATGAAATACATGTTATTTTATAGAAAGGGGGGCTGGACTATGACTAGAAAGCAATTATTTTTTCAGGAGATAGAAACACATTTGCAAGATGCTACTGACGAGGATATCGAAATATTTTCCTCATTATTTGATGCAGCACGACGCAAACAAAAAGGTGAATTCCTGTCTTATCTATCGGCAATTATGAACGAGAAAAGAAAACTACTTGATAACGGTGACTTTGAAATACGTATTC harbors:
- a CDS encoding YlbE-like family protein — its product is MRQEIQLYLSQRRDVKQFVRNNPQWYRYLSRNPQSISELDEQVKYYYGKTFPQKLDRFQSNLNMAMMLFNMARGK
- the ylbD gene encoding spore coat protein YlbD, with translation MKKTKIDPTVKEFKQFVKQHPLLIKKVREGSKRWQDFYEEWTILGENDQIWEQYKKNSGEEEAGATDSPEETVEETKKEKAQLSDLLSILKSININDVQNHVKNLSGIMATVQSLLNSFQSNPGQQASRDQQDQPNQQNQQNQQNQQQPFNFRQF